Proteins encoded together in one Campylobacter peloridis LMG 23910 window:
- a CDS encoding phosphoribosyltransferase: MYYYSYEEFQQEIIPFTQKIKNEFNPDVLLAIARGGMTLGHFLAEGMDNRNLFSLNSIHYEDTKKLDTIKIFNIPDLSAYKKILLVDDIIDSGETMIEIKRVLMEKYPHLELKVASVFYKTSALLIPEFYIKEAKEWIEFFWSIKI; the protein is encoded by the coding sequence ATGTATTATTATTCTTACGAAGAATTTCAACAAGAAATTATCCCTTTTACTCAAAAAATTAAAAATGAATTTAATCCTGATGTTTTGCTTGCCATTGCAAGAGGGGGGATGACTTTAGGACATTTTTTAGCAGAAGGTATGGATAATAGAAATTTATTTTCATTAAATTCCATTCATTATGAAGATACTAAAAAGCTAGATACAATTAAAATTTTTAATATTCCTGATCTTAGTGCGTATAAAAAAATTCTTTTAGTAGATGATATTATAGATAGTGGTGAAACTATGATAGAAATTAAAAGAGTTTTAATGGAAAAATATCCTCATTTAGAACTCAAAGTAGCTAGTGTTTTTTATAAAACTTCTGCTTTGTTAATCCCTGAATTTTATATTAAAGAAGCAAAAGAATGGATAGAATTTTTTTGGAGTATTAAAATTTAG